The following are encoded together in the Bacillus sp. V2I10 genome:
- a CDS encoding PolC-type DNA polymerase III, which yields MDELSKAQKERFQLLLQQIDLTDDAIFNHFINGAITKLTVHKQSKKWEFQFLFDRILPFEVYRIFYAKLTKAFSHIADVSFKISVNDQTFDEKLIADYWSVCVQEMQGISPPMLSLLNEQIPEVQGLKLIVKTRNETEAMAIKKKYTSVLQDSFAQYGFPLIQLDTTVNISKEEIQKFQEQKKLEDQEKMMLAITEMDKKDQDQQEAPQGPLMIGYAIKNDEEIKQINTIEDEERRITIQGYVFDAETRELRSGRTLSTFKVTDYTNSILVKMFARDKEDAVLLQTLKKGMWVKVRGSIQNDTFVRDLVMIANDINEIKPEIRKDTSDEKRIELHLHTPMSQMDAVSSVSSLVGQASKWGHPAVAITDHAVAQSFPEAYSAGKKNGIKVLYGVEINLVDDGVPIAYNEQDRFLPEATYVVFDVETTGLSAVYDTIIELAAVKIRNGEIIDRFESFANPHHRLSATTIELTGITDDMVATAPNVDEVLRRFKEWAGDDILVAHNASFDMGFLNVGYKQLLGAGKAANPVIDTLELGRFLYPELKSHRLNTLAKKFDIELTQHHRAIFDAEATGYLLLRMLKDAAQKGIENHNQLNDNMGQGNAYQRARPYHAILLAQNEIGLKNLFKLVSLSHIDYFYRVARVPRSQLIKHREGILVGSACDRGEVFEGMMQKSPEEVEDLAAFYDYIEVQPPEVYRHLIQMEYIKDELALKEIITNLVNLGEKLEKPVVATGNVHYLQPEDKIYRKILVNSQGGANPLNRHELPNVHFRPTNEMLDCFSFLGKEKAREIVIDNTHRVSELIDEIKPIKDDLYTPKIDGADDEIREMSYSMARSIYGDHLPEIVEARLEKELKSIIGHGFAVIYLISHKLVKKSLDDGYLVGSRGSVGSSLVATMTEITEVNPLPPHYVCPDCKHSEFFNDGSVGSGFDLPNKDCPECGAKYHKDGHDIPFETFLGFKGDKVPDIDLNFSGEYQPRAHNYTKDLFGEDNVFRAGTIGTVAEKTAYGYVKGYAGDNNLMLRNAEVDRLVQGCTGVKRNTGQHPGGIIVVPDYMDIYDFSPIQFPADATGSEWKTTHFDFHSIHDNLLKLDILGHDDPTVIRMLQDLSGIDPKTIPTDDKEVMKIFSGTESLGVTEEQIMCKTGTLGIPEFGTRFVRQMLEDTKPTTFSELVQISGLSHGTDVWLGNAQELIHDNTCTLSEVIGCRDDIMVYLIYQGLEPSFAFKIMESVRKGKGLTPEMVEEMKKNEVPDWYISSCLKIKYMFPKAHAAAYVLMAVRIAYFKVHHALLYYSAYFTVRADDFDIETMVKGSEPIKAKIVEINQKGLEASPKEKSLLTVLELALEMCERGYSFQKVDLYRSSATDFLIDGNSLIPPFNSIPGLGTNAAINIVKARQDGEFLSKEDLQQRGKVSKTIIEYLDKQGCLESLPDQNQLSLF from the coding sequence ATGGACGAACTTTCGAAGGCTCAAAAAGAGCGATTTCAGCTTCTGCTGCAGCAAATCGATTTAACAGACGACGCTATTTTTAATCATTTCATAAATGGCGCGATCACAAAATTAACGGTCCATAAGCAGTCAAAGAAGTGGGAATTTCAATTTTTATTTGACAGGATCCTTCCTTTTGAAGTGTACCGGATTTTTTATGCGAAATTAACAAAAGCGTTCTCCCATATAGCTGATGTATCATTTAAAATCTCCGTTAATGATCAAACATTTGATGAGAAATTAATTGCAGACTATTGGTCGGTTTGTGTGCAGGAAATGCAGGGGATCTCTCCTCCAATGCTCTCATTGTTAAACGAACAAATTCCTGAAGTACAGGGACTAAAGCTGATTGTAAAAACGAGAAATGAAACAGAAGCGATGGCCATCAAGAAAAAATACACATCGGTTCTTCAGGATAGCTTTGCACAATATGGCTTTCCGCTCATTCAGCTGGATACAACTGTGAATATTTCAAAAGAAGAAATTCAAAAGTTCCAAGAACAAAAGAAGCTAGAAGATCAAGAGAAAATGATGCTTGCCATTACAGAAATGGATAAGAAAGATCAAGATCAGCAGGAGGCGCCTCAAGGTCCGCTGATGATTGGCTATGCCATTAAGAATGACGAGGAAATTAAACAGATCAATACAATTGAAGATGAGGAACGCCGTATAACCATTCAAGGTTATGTATTCGATGCTGAAACAAGAGAGCTTCGCAGCGGAAGAACGCTAAGCACATTTAAAGTTACGGACTACACAAATTCCATATTAGTAAAAATGTTTGCACGTGATAAAGAAGATGCCGTTCTCTTGCAAACACTGAAAAAAGGAATGTGGGTCAAAGTCCGGGGAAGCATTCAAAATGACACATTTGTAAGAGACTTAGTCATGATTGCAAATGACATTAATGAAATCAAGCCTGAAATTCGCAAGGATACGTCTGATGAAAAAAGAATAGAGCTTCATTTGCATACTCCGATGAGCCAGATGGATGCTGTTTCATCTGTCAGTTCTTTAGTCGGACAAGCGAGTAAATGGGGACATCCGGCTGTTGCAATAACAGATCACGCTGTTGCCCAGTCGTTTCCCGAAGCGTATTCTGCCGGCAAGAAAAATGGCATCAAAGTATTATACGGGGTTGAAATTAACTTGGTTGATGACGGAGTCCCGATTGCTTATAACGAACAGGACCGCTTCTTGCCTGAAGCAACATATGTCGTATTTGATGTTGAGACAACCGGCTTATCAGCTGTATATGATACGATTATCGAGCTTGCGGCCGTAAAAATCAGAAACGGCGAAATCATTGACCGGTTTGAATCGTTTGCAAATCCTCATCATCGTTTATCAGCGACAACAATAGAATTAACCGGCATTACAGATGATATGGTAGCAACAGCCCCAAATGTAGACGAAGTGCTGCGCAGATTTAAAGAGTGGGCAGGCGACGACATTTTAGTAGCGCATAATGCAAGCTTTGATATGGGCTTCTTAAACGTTGGATATAAACAGCTGCTTGGTGCGGGTAAAGCAGCCAACCCTGTCATCGATACTCTTGAACTCGGAAGATTTTTATATCCTGAACTGAAAAGCCACAGGTTAAATACACTTGCTAAAAAGTTTGATATTGAGCTGACTCAGCATCACCGCGCTATTTTTGACGCAGAAGCAACAGGATATCTCCTGCTCAGAATGCTGAAGGATGCTGCTCAAAAAGGAATTGAGAACCATAACCAGCTTAACGATAATATGGGGCAGGGCAACGCTTATCAGAGGGCGCGTCCTTATCATGCCATCTTGCTTGCTCAAAATGAAATTGGCTTAAAAAACTTATTTAAACTTGTTTCACTTTCTCATATTGACTATTTCTATCGTGTTGCACGCGTCCCGAGGTCTCAGCTTATCAAGCATCGAGAAGGCATTCTCGTGGGGTCAGCATGTGACCGCGGGGAAGTGTTTGAAGGCATGATGCAAAAGTCTCCTGAGGAAGTTGAAGATCTTGCAGCTTTCTATGATTACATTGAAGTGCAGCCGCCTGAAGTATACCGCCATTTAATTCAAATGGAGTATATCAAGGACGAACTGGCACTGAAAGAAATCATCACGAACCTTGTGAATCTAGGAGAGAAGCTTGAAAAACCGGTAGTTGCAACTGGAAATGTTCACTATCTTCAGCCTGAGGATAAAATTTACCGCAAGATTCTAGTAAACTCTCAGGGCGGTGCGAATCCGCTGAACCGCCACGAGCTGCCAAACGTTCACTTCAGGCCCACGAATGAAATGCTAGATTGCTTTAGTTTCCTCGGGAAAGAGAAAGCCCGTGAAATTGTCATTGACAATACGCATCGTGTATCAGAATTAATAGATGAAATTAAGCCAATCAAAGACGACCTTTATACACCTAAGATCGACGGAGCAGACGATGAAATCCGTGAAATGAGCTACAGTATGGCGAGAAGCATTTATGGTGATCACCTTCCGGAAATTGTCGAAGCAAGACTTGAAAAGGAACTGAAAAGTATTATCGGGCACGGCTTTGCCGTTATCTATCTGATTTCTCACAAGCTTGTTAAAAAATCTCTGGACGATGGATATCTTGTTGGTTCAAGGGGTTCTGTCGGTTCATCCTTGGTTGCAACGATGACCGAGATAACAGAGGTTAATCCACTGCCGCCGCATTATGTTTGTCCTGACTGCAAGCATTCTGAATTCTTTAATGATGGATCAGTAGGTTCCGGGTTTGATTTGCCGAATAAAGATTGTCCGGAATGCGGGGCAAAATATCATAAAGATGGACATGATATCCCATTTGAAACGTTCCTTGGATTTAAAGGAGACAAAGTACCTGATATCGATTTGAACTTCTCGGGAGAATATCAGCCGAGAGCACATAATTACACAAAGGATCTTTTTGGTGAAGATAATGTGTTCCGTGCCGGAACCATCGGTACAGTCGCAGAGAAAACGGCATACGGATATGTGAAAGGCTACGCAGGCGACAATAACTTAATGCTCAGAAATGCAGAAGTCGACCGTCTTGTTCAAGGCTGTACAGGCGTAAAAAGAAATACCGGACAGCATCCGGGAGGAATCATCGTTGTACCCGATTATATGGATATTTATGATTTTTCGCCGATTCAATTTCCGGCCGATGCTACAGGTTCTGAATGGAAAACAACTCACTTTGACTTCCACTCTATTCATGATAATTTGCTGAAGCTTGATATTCTTGGCCACGACGATCCAACAGTAATCAGGATGCTTCAGGATTTAAGCGGAATTGATCCGAAAACGATTCCGACTGATGATAAAGAAGTCATGAAGATCTTCAGCGGAACAGAATCACTTGGCGTAACAGAAGAACAGATTATGTGTAAAACCGGAACACTTGGAATTCCTGAGTTCGGTACCCGCTTTGTCCGTCAAATGCTAGAAGACACAAAGCCTACTACTTTCTCTGAGCTCGTTCAAATCTCGGGACTTTCCCATGGAACGGACGTATGGCTTGGGAATGCCCAGGAATTAATTCATGATAATACTTGTACGCTGAGCGAAGTGATCGGCTGCCGTGATGATATTATGGTTTATTTAATTTATCAGGGACTTGAACCTTCATTTGCTTTTAAAATTATGGAGTCTGTTCGTAAGGGTAAGGGGCTTACACCTGAGATGGTGGAAGAAATGAAAAAGAACGAGGTTCCTGACTGGTACATCAGCTCGTGCCTCAAAATAAAGTACATGTTCCCGAAAGCACATGCTGCAGCATACGTATTGATGGCTGTCCGTATTGCTTATTTTAAAGTGCATCATGCCCTGCTTTATTATTCTGCCTACTTCACTGTACGCGCAGATGATTTTGACATCGAAACGATGGTAAAAGGGTCTGAACCAATCAAAGCTAAGATTGTAGAGATCAATCAAAAAGGACTTGAGGCTTCTCCAAAAGAAAAGAGCTTGCTGACTGTTCTTGAACTTGCCCTTGAAATGTGCGAACGCGGGTATTCTTTTCAAAAAGTAGATTTATACAGATCAAGCGCGACAGACTTCCTGATTGACGGGAACTCTTTAATTCCGCCTTTCAATTCCATTCCAGGGCTTGGAACCAATGCTGCAATCAATATCGTGAAGGCAAGACAGGACGGAGAATTCCTGTCCAAAGAAGACCTTCAGCAGCGCGGGAAGGTGTCAAAGACAATTATTGAATATCTGGATAAGCAAGGCTGTCTCGAGTCACTTCCTGATCAAAATCAGTTATCTCTGTTTTAA
- the nusA gene encoding transcription termination factor NusA, which yields MSNELLDALTILEKEKGISKEVIIEAIEAALISAYKRNFNQAQNVRVDLNRETGTMRVFARKDVVDEVYDPRLEVSVEEAQSVNPSYQVNDVLEMEVTPKDFGRIAAQTAKQVVTQRVREAERGVIYSEFVDREEDIMTGIVQRIDSKFIYVSLGKIEALLPVSEQMPNEKYKPHDRIKVFITKVEKTTKGPQIFVSRTHPGLLKRLFEIEVPEIYDGTVEIKSVAREAGDRSKISVHSDNSEVDPVGSCVGPKGQRVQAIVNELKGEKIDIVKWSNDPVEFVANALSPSKVLDVNVNEDDKATTVVVPDYQLSLAIGKRGQNARLAAKLTNWKIDIKSETDALQMGIYPRAGANVPLDESEDDEPLFSFNQDELDK from the coding sequence ATGAGTAATGAACTTTTAGATGCCTTAACGATTCTTGAAAAAGAAAAGGGCATCAGTAAAGAAGTGATCATTGAAGCAATTGAAGCTGCATTGATCTCTGCTTATAAGCGTAATTTTAACCAGGCTCAGAATGTTCGCGTTGATTTAAACCGCGAAACAGGAACAATGAGAGTCTTTGCAAGAAAAGATGTAGTTGATGAAGTATATGATCCAAGGCTTGAAGTTTCAGTAGAAGAAGCTCAAAGCGTGAATCCAAGCTATCAGGTAAATGATGTTCTTGAGATGGAAGTAACGCCTAAAGACTTCGGACGCATTGCAGCACAGACTGCCAAACAAGTCGTAACACAGCGTGTGCGCGAGGCAGAACGCGGTGTGATTTACTCTGAATTTGTAGATCGCGAAGAAGATATCATGACTGGTATTGTCCAAAGAATTGACTCTAAATTTATTTATGTCAGCCTTGGGAAAATTGAGGCGCTGCTTCCTGTAAGCGAACAAATGCCAAACGAAAAATACAAGCCGCATGACCGCATTAAAGTATTTATTACAAAGGTCGAAAAAACAACAAAAGGACCTCAAATTTTCGTTTCACGCACTCATCCTGGTTTATTAAAACGATTATTTGAAATTGAGGTTCCTGAAATTTATGACGGGACGGTAGAAATTAAATCGGTAGCGCGCGAAGCTGGCGACCGATCAAAAATTTCTGTGCACTCGGACAATTCTGAAGTCGATCCGGTCGGTTCGTGTGTTGGTCCAAAAGGCCAGCGTGTGCAGGCTATCGTAAATGAGCTGAAAGGCGAAAAGATTGATATCGTAAAATGGTCAAACGATCCTGTTGAGTTTGTTGCCAATGCTCTAAGTCCTTCAAAAGTTCTTGATGTCAATGTGAACGAGGATGACAAAGCGACAACAGTGGTTGTGCCTGATTATCAATTATCGCTTGCTATCGGCAAAAGAGGCCAAAATGCACGGTTAGCGGCAAAATTGACAAACTGGAAGATTGATATTAAAAGCGAGACAGACGCTCTGCAAATGGGCATTTACCCTCGTGCAGGAGCTAATGTGCCGCTTGATGAAAGCGAAGACGATGAGCCGCTTTTTTCTTTCAATCAAGATGAATTAGACAAGTAA
- a CDS encoding proline--tRNA ligase, with translation MKQSMTFIPTLREVPADADIKSHQLLLRAGYMRQNASGIYSYLPLASIVLKKIEQIVREEMNRAGSSELLMPALQQAELWEESGRWYTYGPELMRMKDRHSREFALGATHEEVITSLVRDEVKSYKRLPLNLFQIQSKFRDEKRPRFGLLRGREFIMKDAYSFHASFESLDEVYEKMFQAYSNIFSRCGLNYRAVIADSGAMGGKDTHEFMVLSEVGEDTIAYSDTSHYAANIEMAPVINHYEKSGEEAQSLEKVETPDQKTIEDVASFLNTAKEQLIKSLLFKVDEKFVLVLVRGDHEVNDIKIKNIYGASIVELATAEETKQAVGVMPGYVGPVAVSSEVEIIADMAVQAIVNGVCGANEENFHYTGVNIERDAKVSQFTDLRFIKEGDLSPDGQGVIQFAKGIEVGHVFKLGTRYSEAMNATFLDENGRAQPMIMGCYGIGVSRTLAAIVEQFNDEKGIIWPAAVAPFQVHLISANAKNDVQAELSDKLYADLKEAGFEVLYDDRNERAGVKFADSDLIGIPVRVVVGKQAADGIVEIKVRKTGEGMDVSLSDLTGTISNLLSN, from the coding sequence ATGAAACAGAGTATGACATTTATTCCTACTTTAAGAGAAGTGCCTGCAGATGCTGACATTAAAAGCCATCAGCTTTTATTGCGTGCGGGCTATATGCGGCAAAATGCAAGCGGGATATACAGTTACTTGCCGCTTGCTTCCATTGTGCTTAAGAAAATCGAGCAAATTGTGCGAGAAGAAATGAATCGTGCAGGATCATCCGAGCTGTTAATGCCAGCTCTGCAGCAGGCAGAGCTTTGGGAGGAGTCAGGCAGATGGTATACGTACGGTCCTGAGCTTATGCGAATGAAAGACCGTCACAGCCGTGAATTCGCCCTTGGCGCAACACATGAAGAAGTCATTACTTCTCTTGTGAGAGACGAAGTAAAATCGTATAAAAGACTGCCTTTGAATCTATTTCAAATTCAATCTAAATTCAGAGATGAGAAACGTCCGCGTTTCGGTCTGCTTCGCGGCCGTGAATTTATTATGAAAGACGCTTACTCTTTTCACGCTTCTTTTGAAAGTCTTGATGAAGTGTACGAAAAGATGTTCCAGGCATACAGCAATATTTTCTCACGCTGCGGATTAAATTACCGTGCAGTAATTGCGGATTCCGGTGCAATGGGCGGGAAAGATACACATGAATTCATGGTGCTTTCTGAAGTAGGAGAAGATACGATTGCTTACTCAGATACCTCTCACTATGCGGCAAATATTGAAATGGCACCTGTCATTAATCATTATGAAAAAAGCGGTGAAGAAGCTCAGAGTCTTGAAAAGGTAGAAACGCCTGATCAAAAAACAATTGAAGATGTTGCATCTTTCTTGAATACAGCTAAAGAGCAATTAATTAAGTCTCTTCTTTTCAAAGTGGATGAGAAATTCGTATTAGTTTTAGTGCGCGGTGATCATGAGGTTAATGACATTAAAATTAAAAACATATACGGTGCTTCAATTGTAGAGCTTGCCACAGCCGAAGAGACAAAGCAGGCAGTCGGCGTAATGCCGGGCTATGTAGGTCCAGTTGCCGTCAGCTCAGAAGTAGAGATTATTGCAGATATGGCCGTTCAGGCGATTGTAAACGGCGTGTGCGGCGCTAACGAAGAGAACTTTCATTACACAGGCGTGAATATTGAACGTGATGCTAAAGTCTCTCAATTTACGGATTTAAGATTTATTAAAGAAGGAGACTTATCTCCAGATGGACAAGGTGTCATTCAATTTGCAAAAGGTATTGAAGTCGGCCACGTATTTAAACTTGGCACACGCTACAGTGAAGCTATGAATGCAACATTCCTTGATGAAAATGGAAGAGCTCAGCCGATGATTATGGGCTGCTACGGTATCGGGGTATCAAGAACCCTTGCAGCAATCGTTGAACAATTCAACGATGAAAAAGGAATTATATGGCCTGCAGCTGTTGCTCCATTCCAGGTTCACCTAATTAGTGCAAATGCCAAAAATGATGTACAGGCTGAATTAAGTGATAAATTATATGCAGATCTTAAAGAAGCTGGATTTGAAGTCCTTTACGATGACCGCAATGAACGTGCAGGAGTGAAATTTGCAGATTCAGATCTTATCGGCATTCCGGTAAGAGTCGTTGTCGGGAAACAGGCGGCGGACGGAATTGTTGAGATAAAGGTCCGCAAAACAGGTGAAGGAATGGATGTTTCTTTGTCTGATCTAACTGGGACCATTTCCAATTTATTATCCAATTAA
- the rimP gene encoding ribosome maturation factor RimP produces MSKKVTEIVAELAMPILDELTLELVDIEFVKEGKEWFLRVFIDSSDGIDIEHCAIVSEKLSEKLDETDPIEQNYFLEVSSPGAERPLKKDSDFTKSIGKNVYIKTYEPFEGSKVFEGELTAFDGEHVIVTILIKTRKKQIQIPYEKIASARLAVTFN; encoded by the coding sequence ATGAGCAAAAAAGTTACTGAAATCGTAGCAGAATTAGCTATGCCGATTTTAGATGAATTAACATTGGAATTAGTGGATATTGAATTCGTAAAAGAAGGAAAAGAATGGTTTTTGCGCGTATTCATAGATTCAAGTGATGGAATCGACATAGAGCATTGCGCGATTGTAAGCGAAAAACTGAGTGAAAAATTAGATGAAACAGATCCAATCGAACAAAATTATTTTCTTGAAGTATCATCGCCTGGTGCGGAGCGCCCGCTGAAGAAGGATTCTGACTTCACAAAATCAATCGGCAAAAATGTTTACATTAAAACATATGAGCCTTTTGAAGGATCGAAAGTATTTGAAGGAGAGCTTACTGCTTTTGATGGTGAGCATGTAATTGTGACAATTTTAATTAAAACACGCAAAAAACAAATTCAAATACCTTACGAAAAAATCGCCAGTGCAAGACTCGCTGTCACGTTCAACTAA